One Podospora pseudopauciseta strain CBS 411.78 chromosome 4, whole genome shotgun sequence genomic window, TAAACTTCGGCCGGCGACATCATTCAACTTTGCATGCTCCATACGAAATTGAACAAGATTGGGGAGTCTTGTCCGTATGGCATCGAAAACCACTTTCCAAGCACCGTCAAACTTGTGAAGGgtccaacctcttccccgATCCGCGATAAACTTCCAGTCATGGGTGGTAAGGTCGTTCCACTTCTCGATGTCGTCGCTGGCGTATTCCAAGTACGAGACAATCATACATCGGTTCAGGCAGAGTGTTTCGAGCGTGGTTTGGGCTGGAACCCAGTCGAACTGGTCGTGGTGGCCAATGACATACTCCCCCAATATCAGCGTTTTGAGATTGGGGAAATGCAGACCCTTTCCATCAAAATACCCGGGGGCAACCCCCCAGCACTCGCCGAAAGTTATGTTGAGTGATGTGAGCCGGCTGGCGAAACAGGGGAGGAACTCCTCCTGAAGCCAGGGCTCAAAGGTGAAACGCTCGTCATAGTACAGGTCGTAGTCGGGGCCGTCGTCGTGATCCTCCTGAGCGACCAAAAGACGCAGCTCTGTGATGTCCTCGATGACCGAGCGGAAGAGGCCGGTTTCCAAAAACTCGGTGAACGGCATATTTTGCAGGTTCTCGATGGTGAGAGatgtgatgggggtgatgaaTTGGTTGGCACGGGATTTCCGCCGTTGGATCGCTTTGAACACGTTCTCAATTGTGTGCATCCGGGTAGAAAAGGTTTCCACGATTTCTTCGCGGTAGCCGCTTTTCTCGACGCCTTCACACCCTTCTGTGAAGCGAATGTTGACAGCCCGGAGGTTGGGCAAGCTTCCGAGGCCTTGGATCGCTGTCACGAACTCGGGCCAGTCTCCCGAGTCCCACGAACACCATGTTTCATAATCGCGCTCTAGTTGGCGGTAATAGCTGCGCGGTGGCGGGCGGACACTGTAAACCTCGGCTTCACGGGCAGCTTGCTGTACGGCCGGACTGTTGACAATTTGCTTCCACGTGTCGAACGCCTTGTCGTTTCCGTTGTGCATGAGAGCGATGGTTCGGAAGAGATGCTTTGTTGCGAGAGCGTTCCATTGGCGACAGACTAGACGGGCATTTCGAAGACTTTCTGGCCTCACCGCTGCTCCAAGATGACGGTATCGATTCATTTTGTCAGGCTTTTCCTTTTCAAGGCAGTCAAAAATGAGATCCAGGACCTCTGTTGGAATGGAATCGATCCCCATGTTGAACAGTATGGAGGTGGTGCTGAGATGAGCTGGAGAATCAGGGGAAAAGTCGGTTCTTTATCAATCATGAAGATCAATTGGATGTGCAGGCAGCCGCCGCATATGTTGGGTTCAAGGAGCAATGCTCACTAAACCATTCTCGTAGCAGGCGGCAGCTCCGTTGGTCCAGTCAAAGCTCTCTCTGCCTAAGGTACGGTCCTAATTATTCCCGGCTTAGCCCCTATTACCAACCTCAGGGGGTAGTTATGTTGCAGCCATCATGCAAGACACATTGGGCAGCAGAGCCTAGTCGAAATATAGCGTATAATTGACCGTCTCTGAAGGCTAGGTTGCCACGATGTTCATGCCGATTCCCATCCCGTGAGCTGTAGGAAAacagacgacgacggtgGAAACCACCTTACAAGCCATGCATGACAGTCCACACATTGGAGCAAATCTGGTGACTGGCCAGAGAGATAATGAAGACTTATTACCATACATAGTCTTCGGCTGGGTAAAACCCTACTTTTTACGACATCTGATTAGATACCCCGAAACAAACCTctcacctcctcttcctcacccctccaaccacaTACACCCctttctccctccacccaaccctctcaccaccaccatcatacCCCCCCATCATAGGCACCATatcctcttccctctccctccaccttaccccctccccccaacccctcacccACTCCATCCCCGTcctaacaaccccccccaactcccccgtccaccacaaccccatcaaaACAACCCCGACCGTCACCGGCACCGCAGTAACCCAATAAGCCCACTGCCCAACCTCCATATCCCTCACGTCAGCCGAATTCATCCCAAAAATGCTCGCAATCGAGCTCAACGGCAGAAAAACAATCGTCACAATCGTAAACGCGTAAATCGCCCTCTCCTGCCTGTCACGGGTGGTATCCAGCTTATTCCTATTAAACTCCTCCAAATGCGAAGCATGGCTCCGCAGTTCACTAAACTCCTTGTCGCGGCGGTCGGTAAAGCTGATTATCTCATCGATGAGTAGTTGTCTGTATCCGTGGGTACTGACGGTTATGTCTGGGGAGGGGAGTTGCGTGTAGGTGTACATCCCCCTGTGACTCGCATGGGGGTGGCGGGGTTGCATCCTCCAGTTCCGCGTTGAACTCTGCGACATTGCGTCAAAGATTGACCTCTGCCACGCGACGGTCCATTGGACGATGGACACTTCTTGTTTGAGCCTCCCCAGTTTGTACTCGTGGGTGCgggtggagggtttggtggtgatgtcggaTTCGATGGTGTCGAGATAGGAAGAGTAGGTCTCGCTGATGTCGGGAAGGGCGGGGGTGATGTCTTTGAGAAGCTGCATGCTtatgagggagaagaggtcCGTTGGGAGGATGACTGATCTATCGAAAAGGGTTCGTTCGAACGAGTTGGCGACTGATTGGATCATGGTGTCGGTTCCTTggcggagggaggagaggccgGAGTCGAGGAGGAATTCGGAGCGGGTCGTGtttttgggggagatggcgaggccgaggaggatgtggatcCAGGCGTCGACGAGGAGCCAGGGGGTGTGGACTTTTTCGAGGTCTTCTGGGGAGGCGGCGCTGAATGTGGcgttgaaggaggagagggcagcAATTTGTCGGTCGAGAGTCTTGGTGACTTCGTTTCGCTGGCGGGAAAGCTTCTCCACTTGCAAGGACCGTTTTGCTTTGTTTATCTCTTTGGAGCGAGGTTCAACAGGATCGTCAGGCTCCAACGTTGGGTGCTAGATGTGTTAGCCCAGCATGCTGCTTTTTGTGTCCTTTGGAGATTTGGTACATACCTCTATTAGACTCAAAACAATACCCCAGAACCTATTAACAGTCGGAACCTCCAACTCGGACGGAAAAAAGAATTTGAAGACGATGTCGgccttgttgaagaagctcacTCGACTCTCGTATATCTTTTTCTCACGTTCCGAGGGCGGTGATTCTTCTTTCgctttctctccttcctcctcaagaaGCTTGTACACATCGCGGCGTTTCGACTGCCGCAACTCGCTGTAGGCTTTTTGATCCTGGCGTGCGGTTTTGTTAAGCAAATACTCGTCAACCTGCACAAAGTAGTCCTTGAAGACGTCATAGTTGATCCCGCCTATACCTGAGTTTGATACACCGTCCAGACAGGTGAAGACGGCAAAGGCAGAGTTCGGCTTTGACTCTGCAGTTTTCTTGCCCTCCCGGGGAATGGTGATCCGAACTGTCTTTCTCTGACTCGAGTCATCAGGCTGCTTCGAGGCCGAAAATTGTACTTCGTCATCACACTCCTCCCGTTTGAGAGATGAGAGGCCCATAGGAGATGGCAGCGCCGGCTTGTGTCTTTGTACTGTTAGTGGCCTTCCTACAACCTGTGTCCAAGAGGGTGCAACATACCCAATCTGCATTTCGAGCAAGATTCCAGCACGAGAACGGGAAGCCAGCTTTGTGATCCACGGCCACTCATCAGGTTTGACGGGTCTTTTGTAGTAGAAGAAACTGAGAGTGCGAGGCCAAAACTCGAGGAAGTGTGCCATGAAGGACTGCAGTAGATGTATTGCAATTAGCATTCAGGGGCTCAGTCATGTTTGTCTCATGGGGTACGAATGACGTACAAACCAGCTTCCGCATTCTTCAGTCGGTAGTGCCCAGACAATATTGTTCTGATAACGAATGAAGACTCTGGCGGCGGGCTTCAGCGTTGATATCTCCTGGGCTGTCTTTGTGACCCTGTGTACATTGTTGCCGCAGAGGGCGCTAAACGGCATTCGACCACATGTCAGGAGAAGAGCTAGATAAAACCTGTTAATCGCATTCTTGACTGCTGCGTGACAAAGTATGTGACCTACAATTGTCTACCACGATACACCAGAGTTGTGCTATATGGAAGCATAGCTCAGCAGGCGCTCCTTTGAGCTGACGCACAGCCTGTTGCATATCACGGTCCTTGGTGGCTCTCGAAAACTGAGCCTGGAGCAGCGTTTGAACGGGAAAGCTGCTGGCGTTTTCGGCGGCGAGAAGGCCGGAATACTTCTCTAGAGAAAAGTACGGTAGGCAGATCCATGTGACGGTCCGGTTGGCAAAGCTTTGCTCCTTGAGACTGGGGTCAAAAGGAACAGGCATTTGGAGGAACTTTGGCTCCATATGTCGCACGTAGGAGCCGTTCGAGGTTTGTATTTGCTTGATGCCTTGACGCTTGACCCGTGCGATTAGATCGGCGACACCTTTCCGTTCGCTTTTGGTCAGGCCAAGCAAGCGTGTTGTCTGGGTCTAAGTGGAATGGCAACAAGCCAACATTAGCCAgcgaaagaagaagaaagataTGCATGGTGTGACGTACTGCAAAGTTATCAAAGTCCATGGACTTATGGGTAAAGTGAATCCACCGAAAGACAGGCTGGTGCTGTACACGTTCCCCTGGAGTTATCACCAACTGCGCACCATGCTGTCCACCTATCATTCCGTCGCCTGTGTAGCCGGACTCGAGCACTTGATACGCAGTCCCAGTTAAACTTTCAGCGGCTTCAATATCCTGCTCTGTTGTATCCAGAGAGTCGTCGTCTGACAATTTGCTCACATCTCCCAGGGGATCTTTGGAAGCACTTGGTGGCACGAAGGAGTAAGGACCTGTAGCAACCGGATTCCTCGTCGGCCCGGACTCAAATGCAGCATCAGTCTCCCACATCCCCATAAGAACCAAGTCTTCCTCATCCAGGTTCCCATCATCCCTCTCATCCTGAGTTCTTTTTCGCCTGGGCGGCCTCTTGTAGTCCCACTCAGCTTCCTCGGCACTTGAAGCAGCatctctcctcttctcaacAATGAACTCGGTTTTTCGTTGTTCCACCGGGTATTCTGGGACGCGGATATACTCAATGGATGATCGTCTAGGGTGAGCTGGTGCCAGGACAGGCGAAGTAGGTGAATACGCCGGGGAATATGTTGGCGAGGCTGGTGAGAAATCGCGTCTATCACGCTCACGAACAGGTGAAGTATACCGTGTATGTGTCACTGTGTGGTGTGTCCTACGAGTTGATGGTCGCGTGTAGTTGGTACGGCCGGCGGCTGGGCGAGAATAGgtcgaaggaggaggcggaggcggactACGTCCACGGGGTCCATGTCCAGCATATTCAGTCGAAGGCCGGGGTGGTGCTCCATAGCCATAGGAATAATACTCTCCCGGAAACTTGACATTATTGGATCTTGTTTCATCGACGTCATAAGGGTTGGTTGGGCGCCgagctgggggtggtggattgtaatgtcgaggtggaggggggggttgtgccTCGATCTTGTTGACATACATCGTTACACTGGAGAGGAGATGTTATTCGGTGACGAGAAAGTCTGTAATACATTTCTTGGTTGAACctgatggtgatgcttgGCAAGCGGTGAGCGGTGAAAGTGGTGCTGAGTGCCTGAAGCGCGTTGCTCAGCCGCAGAAACCAGTTGTGGCTGCAGGTACGGTACTGCAGCAGTGGCACAGCAACTAAAATAGACTAAGCCTTTTACGGACGTCAATGTTAGTGTCGATCCGCCATCactcaggggttcaggggttagGGTCTGCTGCTGTTCAAAATCAGAACATGTCTTAGATAGCAGTCGACTTGCACGTTTTGTAACATGTTGTTTCCCAAATCCTTCTAGAAGCCCTTTAAAAATACCAGTATGGATAGAATACAGTGTTAATATCGCCCTTGGTTGCACCCGCTGCACCATATCTCGAGCCGTCTTGGCTATGGCATATTACAGACCACGAACAAGAATACGGACCAAATATTCAGGGGTGTAACCAGATGTTGGGGACTGGCACGGGAAAAAAAAGCAGGACAGATGAAATCTGCCGATCCATTTCTCCCGGAACATAACCCGGCATGTCAGCTGAAGATCTTACAGGTTGTCAGTCAATATGTCTCCAATCGAGCTTAATATGGCTATTTGATGAAGGGAACGCCCCTCACATGTTTCCGCTCGTACAATGCCAGGCCGGTGCTCAACACAGTTTTTATAACAGACGTCAACCTTTGAGTTATAACCAAGCAGTCCAACCTTCCAATTGTACACTCTATGGCATTGTTTGACCAGTGCTGCAGTCAAAATGTGGgctcttttccttttcaaGATTCTGTCAGCAGCTGTGCTCGTAACAGCCCAGGGTCCGCCCGCTGTCGGAGGCGGGTGCACCACTAACTCCTTCAACATCCCCAGCTGGTTTATCACCGATTTCAAGGATCTGGTCGACGACGAGAGGAAGGTGGCATTTGGTATTCTAAACCGGGCAACGAACTATACTGCCCAAGCAACATGCGGCATCGATAGGAAAGGGTACAATCTCTGCTCTGTGTCTGGACAGTCAGCCCCTGGGAACGGCACAATTGAGATCAAGGCCTTGGTTGAGGGAACTGTGGCTCAGGTCTCTGTGAACCAAACCTGGAGCTGTAACGATCGAGGCACTCCGTAAGCTCCCAGTACCTACTTTGGTGTTTAGGCTTTCACTGACACAAATACATGTAGAGTCCAATTCACGGCATCAGGCCGGGCTCGTATCTCTCTTTACGATGTACCGGAACCAGAAGCCAGCTCTACATTCCCCCCACTGTTGATTCAAGGGACGCTCCACGCACCAGTCTTCATCACCCCAGACAGGGCGGCAGGCCCGCAAGGTCATGACGAAAAAGGTTGTCAAGCAGCGTCAGAGAAGCCAGAATGGAATATTACCCATATCTACTATACGGATCGGCCAGCGGATGGCAACGTCGAGTCGCCTTCCCGCACCTTCAATCTTTTATTTACAAACACGGCCAATGGGTACGAGGGTGGTTGCGTGCATGGTTCCCTTGTAGGTCCAGCTGGGGAAACGAGCCTGATCTGCGCCGGGTCCGAGTTCGGGAATCTCGGAGGGAGCAGATATGCAATCAGCACCACGGCCAGCTTCGACCCTTTTGATTTCAAGTTCACAGTCAGACAAACTTGGTTTTGTGATGACGAGAATCCATCAAAGCCGTCAGTTCAGCTTCCCTTCTTATCCATTTGCCCATCACTGACGAAGATGTCCAAAGACTCCAATTCACAGCTTCCGCGAGCACAATCCTCCCGCTCACTTGCACCACAACACCCCTCTCGGCCGGCTCTGCGATCAACGAGACAGTTTGCGACCGCAATCCCACTCTCGTCCTCGCAGGAAAAGTGGACAGCGCCACTACCCTCCCGCCCTATTCTCTGACTGAGCCAATCCTGCGGGACAATACCTGCACCATCACCTCGATCCTCGCCCCAAAATGGCAGTTCTCGGCCTTCGAGATTGTCTACACACCAGAGAAGGAAGAGTGGGAGACAATCAACTTTGAGATCATCCTGGCGACATACTCGGGGTTTCAGTACCCCATTCCAGTCACAGTTAGCAGAGCGgctggaagggaagggggttggttcgAGTGCGTCATCGGAGCCGACGGGGCGAACGATCAGCCGCTCTGGCCGTATGCCTGCTTGGTGCAATTTAATCCGGAGACGAAGGAGCTGATGCTCAAGGCAGATTGGCAGTGTAGGGAGTTGGATGGGGATCAGCCGTGAGTTTTCCCTTCCATGTTCTCTTCAGGTCTGTTTCACGGGAAGATTGTTAACAAAAACGATAGCGTGAACTTCAGCGGTTTGACAACGACAACTATCAAGAGTGACTTCAACTGCGAGACATTTCGGGATATGGAGGTCTGCGTGACTGAAGACACGGGATTTGTGTGGACGGCGGACATTGGGGGTGTTGTCTGGCGCTCCGTGCCGCAGTCTAACCCCTGACTCAAGTCGGCATTGATCTGATTATTGCTATTGGATATGAGAGCCAGGAGATCATATAAATGTACGCAACGCGAGGAATATATTGTTCCGGGAGTTCCGGCTTCCAACACAACGATGCTTCGTCTCACCGAGCCAGTCTAAAAACAGCAGCCAACACGTGCGTCGAAATGTTAAGTCGCGTTACACGACCCAAAAACCTTTTACTACCTAGCCTATGAATCCAGCACGCCCATATAAACATGCAGCTAAAGATCTCACTGTTGTCTAACCTCGCCTTTATCCAATCCCCCGTGTGGCTCAAAAGAAGTGGTTCGTTGCGTCTAAAACATGCCCCTCATGAATTTTGACACACCACTATCACCTCATCCAGCGGATATCGAGTTCGGGTCCATCGCACCCGGCGCTAAATGCCACTCATCAgacaaaaagggggttgaCATAACGACGAGTTCTTCGCCAGAGCACCACCTTGACGATGTCATCCAGCATTGCAAAGCCAACCTTTTCGCAGCCCGAACAGACCTGTCCACCTTGTTAACACGAAAGGCCGGGGCGTCACTGCAGCTACAACGACTTTACACACTCAAAGTTCGTCAACGTCAAGTGAATCTAGCTGAACAGGCATTGATGTTCCGATACTCCGTGTCTACCGAAGACTCGACACATTGGGGAAATCCAAACTCAAGCTACAGGGGCAGTATTCTCCATGATTATAGTAAGCATTCCCATAACTCCACGAGTACGGCTGGTAACGCCTAGAAATAGTTACAGCGGTCCGCGACCTGGAGTACATCCATCAACTCATCGAAACCAAATCACCAGTAGCAGACAATCTCCAACTCCACAGCAGCATGCCAGACGACCTCAAAGTCCTCAAATGCCTACTCCACACCCAGCTCGAGAACCAGCCACCAACAAATGTCACCGGCATCACCCTAATCCATCAAGACAGCCAAACACTAGGAGTCTGGACCGAAAATGCCTCCGAGCCGACATCCCCTGGTCTCCGCAAAATCTCCAGGTTTCTGAAGAAGCTGTTGCCAGGGTTCATGGGAGGTGGACTGATAATATGGCCAATGATAGTCATGGTTCTGGTTCTCGACAACGAAAAGGCAAAGGCGGGAGACGATGTGTGTGCGGCGGACAATCACATGCTTGTTATCTCTGGATTTGCGGTGTTTATATTTTCTATCTTTGTGTCGTATCACTCGAGAAAGCCGCTGGAGATTTTCTCCGCTACAGCGGCGTATGCAGCGGTTATGGTTGTTTTCTTGGGTGCGGCGCTGGGGGCTTGAGATTTGTCCCCAAGACAATATCGATAGACAACCACAGTGTTTTGGTAGAGGGGCAGTACATGGAGAAAGGCAGAGACTAGTAGACATGTAAGTTCCTCCAATACAAACTTGATATTCTCCAGTTTCTTGCACGACCATGAAATCAACCTCGTCTTATTCTAGCACTTATCTCCGGGGCCTGTAACCCTCATCCGGAAGGCAGATACATCTGATACCGGAGGCTGATTCCGAGACTCCCAGTAAGAggtttccctcctcccaaagcCCTTCCCGCTGGTATCCTTCAGTTGACGATGTTTAAAATCTTTCAGTGTTTTGTTGCAGCCGGAATCGAGGTCCTGACAGTCGCAGGGTATGCGATAGTGGTCAGTCCGTTCAGGATCTTTCTCGAATATATCCGCACTTCCATAAGCCAGTGCTTTTCTGTCGACTACCATCCCGCATCTCCGCACGGGGCGATTGAACCTCATACCCGACTCTTCATCCAGCAGCCCCACAAGATCGCTGAGGAGGTGCTGAAGACGCCGTGCCCGATGATCCGGtatcacaacaacaatatTCGTTGGATCATCTGCCCGCTCTTTTTcaatctccttttcctcttcctcacgTCTGTCTTGGGGGTTACCCTGCCGTTTCCATCCTTCGTTGGTTGAGTACAGGTACTTGAATCGGCGGTAGATGATGCTTTGGAACTCGTTCTCATAGCGTCTGAAGACCTTTTCcaacccctttccccccgcGTAGTCTTTCTGAAACTCGACCCAACGCATCGTCCGGAGACTTCCGTCGCCATCCACCACGGTCATGGACTCCTGCACCTCGAGGATATCCCTCTCTGCCCAACGCAGCCTGAGGTTTTCCCGTCCTTCATAGTGCATCGAGACGAATTCATCCTGAATCTTCCACAATAACTTCTTCAGTTGCTCCGTTCGACCACCTTGCATATGAGCAAAGAACTGTGTCGTCTTCCGGATAATGTGAACGCCAGCAAAATATTGGCCAAACAGGTAGGATGTAAATTGGCTGGGCCAGCCGTTACCGTACGCTGCGCAACGTCGTGGGCTGTAGGCCATGTCTTCCAGAATGTCGTATAACCAGTTGGCCAAGTCCCAAGACGCGATGAGAAGAGGCGTTGATGATCGGGCAAGTGCTTTTCGGTTCTTTCGCGATTCGACACGTTGCTGGTTTAATCCTGACATCCATGCTGTCGTGACGGCGCCTACCAGGGCGAGAATGCCCGTCAGGATGGCCGCGATGGTGCTTCCGTCGATGCTCATCCTGTCTCGTAAAGCAGTTTCGGGCTTAGCGTAGGtctttgggggtggtgttgaagacaAATCTTAGCAGTCCCAAGACTGAAGGACAAGTGCGGGAAGATTCGGCAAGTTTCCAAAGATGAGGTGAAGCGGTTCCCACATTCTTTTCTACAAGACCATCGCAGATCATTGCTTCTCGACCTTGCCAAAAACGCCGGGTGAAATGGACGACACTCCCAATCAGCATTCTCCAGAATATCTTATCGGAGACTTCAGCTGTGGCTTTGACGCCCCTGACGTAACGACAGATCAAATTCCCTGCGTAATCTGTCATAAGAAGGTGCAGGAGGCTAGACTCTTCTGATGCTGATCCTGCGACTGACATATGCAAAGCTTCGGAGCAGTGTGCAGCTTCTGATTCGCATATTGAGATAGCTCTGCAGCAGGCTGTGATAGTTTTTGTGGTATGGGGCGTCGTTTTGTGAgctaaggtaggtagagaATAAAACACGACAATCGGCCTGATGGAAATTAGGTACCTCGCAATTAGATTGGGCTCAAAGATCAAAAGCCACAGCGCGTAACAAGAGCTCCTAATTGGGCGTAGTAATAGTATAGTTTCACCTGGATGGTTGATACCAATGCGGGGCATTTCTCAAGTCTGGAGGGCAGTGCTTGTGATAAAAGGGGTTCGATGACCGGCTTTTAGAGTGCTAACTTGCTGCTTGACTTGGTTTTGTCCATCCGATCATCCCGATCGAGGCGTGGCATCCTTAACCTGTCTCTAGAACGCTTTATCACAATGGGCCAAGGAACGCCCGCAACCGATCCAAATCCTGACATTGAGCTCGGGCACATGCCGCCCGAATCTGAGTTCTCAAGAACCCCTGCACCAGTGCTCGACGAGTTACAGAAGGGTCAAGATGCCGCCGCCCGAGATTGCAGAACCGATCTCCTCTCGTTCAAACGTGAGCCAAGGTTCAGCAGGGATGGAGATATGCCAGTGTTTGGGCTATATAAGAGTCCAGCCATGATATTGGAACTTCGAGAGCTTTACATTCTCAAGCTTCGCCATCTTCGAATAAAGCTTGCCACAGAGGCGCTTGGGTATCGATACTCCATCTCGGAGAAGTGCCCAGATTGGGCAGACCCAGATGCTAGATACACTGACAGTAGGGCGCATGATTATCGTAGGTTCGTCAGTTCacttgaggaagaagagagacTGATATTTACGTACAGTGACAGCGGTTAGAGACATGCAATTTATCCAGGAGGCCATCGATACAAGGTCTGCTTCAAGTCGTTGGTTACGCATCCACTCTTTCACCTCGGCGGACGCCGATCTTTTGCGCACTCTGCTCAAGGATCAACAAGAACGCTTTCGCACGGTCAGTTCCCAGTCTGGCACATTGGTTGAGCAAGATCAAGGGAAATATAGCGAGGCAGTAAGCTGGAGTATAGGGCGAACAGCGACACTTTTGGGTTCAATCTACCACAGGCTCTTGCCAGGAATTGTTGGGGGAATTCTGATCTATTTTCCAATGTTTGTCATGATGCAGACTTTCGAAAAGTCGGGGGAAACGGAGAATCCAAGCGACGGGGAAAACTCCAACCAGAGTGGTTATGACAACGCCAGAAACATGCTTCAGATATCAGGGGGCGCAGTTTTAATCTTTGCCATCTTCGTGTCGTTCTTCTCAAACAAGGCTGTTGAAGTCTTTTCAGCCACATCAGCCTACGCTGCGGTGATGGTTGTGTTCTTGGGTGCTACGATAGGGGGGTAGCTTCTGGGTCAACCACATCTGCGAGCGTTTGCAAGGCTGTATCAAGCTTGTTCTCGATGGTATTAGCATTAATAGGTCGAgtgttggagaaggcgacTTGAAAAGTCGTTGACTGATAGCTTCCGTAGCTTCCATTTTCATTGATACCTAGGCGGATGAAGTACCTAAGGTACAGGAAGCTTGTTCAGGGCCTCCAGCAGTCGTGCAATACGGAGTCCAAAGCACACAAATACCTACCAACTTACCTTTTGTACCGGATGTAATCGGTCATCTAACATAGCTCAGATACCAGGTAGGCATGTAGCGGTTGATGGCTGCCCCAGGTCTATCAGATTGCTCTCATCTGTCATGCCCTCGACGggcagtcttggtgatcaTCATCCGCACCACTGATAGCAAGAATCTGCAGATTACCAACAATGTCTCCACGGAGAGAAATCCTTTCCAGACGGGACTGATTCGATAACTCTGCATCTCCCGGAGAAAAATCTCCGTTCCGATGCATTTCGACACGCCAGTTGTGCTACGTCAAGACTCATTCCTTCGGCATGGCTCCATCGCGCTAGAACAAAGCCCGAGGATCTATCACAGCCTATCGTGAACTCCTATTCGATGTCGAAGTGGGTCTTTTGGATAAACGACTCACTCGAATCGTTAGCCAGCTCCGCTGTGATGGTTAACGCGAAGATCATGTCTCCCCCCTTGCCGATGGTCCGAATGCTGACCAGAGCGTCGGGTTGCATCATGGTGTCTTGAAAGGGGCCATGAACAATTTCATGACTTGGCATTGTGTGATTTCGCATTGGATAAGGTATCGGCACCAGGGTCGGCACTCAGAATCTGCAACCTGTGATGCCGAAATCAATGATGTCGCTGTCTTAGGTGTCGATGGGTTTTTGTGGACAGCTCTTTGAAGTGCTCTGTTGCTCGTCAAAATGTTTTGGAAAGCATGACGAAGTGTGAGGTCAGGATGTATGTCAGAATTACCGATGTAGAAAATCGCAACGATGACGAAAAAAGAGCATAAAAGGGAGGACATCGTCTCTAATTACCTTGCCCGAACTCTCATTACATCccaatctcatcatcaatctCTACGAAAGCAAGAAAGACCATTCCATTCCATTTGTTTTCAGACAACCCAAAGCTCTTCCCAGCACTccatctcaacaacaacaaacatgCCCCCCAACGATTACTTCCACCAGCAAGAT contains:
- a CDS encoding hypothetical protein (EggNog:ENOG503P8J6; COG:S), with translation MWALFLFKILSAAVLVTAQGPPAVGGGCTTNSFNIPSWFITDFKDLVDDERKVAFGILNRATNYTAQATCGIDRKGYNLCSVSGQSAPGNGTIEIKALVEGTVAQVSVNQTWSCNDRGTPVQFTASGRARISLYDVPEPEASSTFPPLLIQGTLHAPVFITPDRAAGPQGHDEKGCQAASEKPEWNITHIYYTDRPADGNVESPSRTFNLLFTNTANGYEGGCVHGSLVGPAGETSLICAGSEFGNLGGSRYAISTTASFDPFDFKFTVRQTWFCDDENPSKPLQFTASASTILPLTCTTTPLSAGSAINETVCDRNPTLVLAGKVDSATTLPPYSLTEPILRDNTCTITSILAPKWQFSAFEIVYTPEKEEWETINFEIILATYSGFQYPIPVTVSRAAGREGGWFECVIGADGANDQPLWPYACLVQFNPETKELMLKADWQCRELDGDQPVNFSGLTTTTIKSDFNCETFRDMEVCVTEDTGFVWTADIGGVVWRSVPQSNP
- a CDS encoding hypothetical protein (COG:S; EggNog:ENOG503P5M7), producing the protein MGIDSIPTEVLDLIFDCLEKEKPDKMNRYRHLGAAVRPESLRNARLVCRQWNALATKHLFRTIALMHNGNDKAFDTWKQIVNSPAVQQAAREAEVYSVRPPPRSYYRQLERDYETWCSWDSGDWPEFVTAIQGLGSLPNLRAVNIRFTEGCEGVEKSGYREEIVETFSTRMHTIENVFKAIQRRKSRANQFITPITSLTIENLQNMPFTEFLETGLFRSVIEDITELRLLVAQEDHDDGPDYDLYYDERFTFEPWLQEEFLPCFASRLTSLNITFGECWGVAPGYFDGKGLHFPNLKTLILGEYVIGHHDQFDWVPAQTTLETLCLNRCMIVSYLEYASDDIEKWNDLTTHDWKFIADRGRGWTLHKFDGAWKVVFDAIRTRLPNLVQFRMEHAKLNDVAGRSLRSVDDMDCCLSAKRYVRFSSGTISPWQESDSDGHMDIELGGEDEAECSGVNRAMETQEGDMRAFKELVQAVEERARRRLQ
- a CDS encoding hypothetical protein (COG:S; EggNog:ENOG503P0PN), with protein sequence MYVNKIEAQPPPPPRHYNPPPPARRPTNPYDVDETRSNNVKFPGEYYSYGYGAPPRPSTEYAGHGPRGRSPPPPPPSTYSRPAAGRTNYTRPSTRRTHHTVTHTRYTSPVRERDRRDFSPASPTYSPAYSPTSPVLAPAHPRRSSIEYIRVPEYPVEQRKTEFIVEKRRDAASSAEEAEWDYKRPPRRKRTQDERDDGNLDEEDLVLMGMWETDAAFESGPTRNPVATGPYSFVPPSASKDPLGDVSKLSDDDSLDTTEQDIEAAESLTGTAYQVLESGYTGDGMIGGQHGAQLVITPGERVQHQPVFRWIHFTHKSMDFDNFATQTTRLLGLTKSERKGVADLIARVKRQGIKQIQTSNGSYVRHMEPKFLQMPVPFDPSLKEQSFANRTVTWICLPYFSLEKYSGLLAAENASSFPVQTLLQAQFSRATKDRDMQQAVRQLKGAPAELCFHIAQLWCIVVDNSLLLTCGRMPFSALCGNNVHRVTKTAQEISTLKPAARVFIRYQNNIVWALPTEECGSWFSFMAHFLEFWPRTLSFFYYKRPVKPDEWPWITKLASRSRAGILLEMQIGHKPALPSPMGLSSLKREECDDEVQFSASKQPDDSSQRKTVRITIPREGKKTAESKPNSAFAVFTCLDGVSNSGIGGINYDVFKDYFVQVDEYLLNKTARQDQKAYSELRQSKRRDVYKLLEEEGEKAKEESPPSEREKKIYESRVSFFNKADIVFKFFFPSELEVPTVNRFWGIVLSLIEHPTLEPDDPVEPRSKEINKAKRSLQVEKLSRQRNEVTKTLDRQIAALSSFNATFSAASPEDLEKVHTPWLLVDAWIHILLGLAISPKNTTRSEFLLDSGLSSLRQGTDTMIQSVANSFERTLFDRSVILPTDLFSLISMQLLKDITPALPDISETYSSYLDTIESDITTKPSTRTHEYKLGRLKQEVSIVQWTVAWQRSIFDAMSQSSTRNWRMQPRHPHASHRGMYTYTQLPSPDITVSTHGYRQLLIDEIISFTDRRDKEFSELRSHASHLEEFNRNKLDTTRDRQERAIYAFTIVTIVFLPLSSIASIFGMNSADVRDMEVGQWAYWVTAVPVTVGVVLMGLWWTGELGGVVRTGMEWVRGWGEGVRWREREEDMVPMMGGYDGGGERVGWREKGVYVVGGVRKRR